From Lytechinus variegatus isolate NC3 chromosome 16, Lvar_3.0, whole genome shotgun sequence, the proteins below share one genomic window:
- the LOC121429936 gene encoding testis-specific serine/threonine-protein kinase 2-like translates to MQGRFGYVLSDPAVILGKGRHCVVKLASSTRYQTPRKVAIKINSPSPSSAREAEILFLLNHENVVEILDYFVFQDHSYIVLALAENGDLRTFVRQRGRLGEDLAQKMCQQIFEGVAYLHDTASVAHCDLKCENVLVDAREDVKIADFGLAVEIGPDGASKPGRTPSSTHYCNNQNGVSDSSSSGTNCLSCTPQGIASLGGSPAYAAPEVLDTRVTDLRAADVWSAGVITFFVFTAYLPFGCYGNKNIREAMDRTLRWPRPLKLVKQCNRNFVQSVLVLEPSERPSAQVLLDRFQGMQSLTS, encoded by the coding sequence ATGCAAGGGCGATTTGGTTATGTGCTCTCTGACCCCGCCGTCATATTGGGAAAGGGTCGGCACTGCGTCGTCAAACTCGCATCATCAACGCGTTACCAAACCCCGCGAAAAGTCGCCATCAAAATCAACTCGCCGTCGCCTTCATCAGCTCGAGAGGCCGAGATCCTATTCCTACTAAACCACGAGAATGTCGTGGAGATCTTGGACTACTTCGTGTTCCAGGACCATTCCTACATCGTGCTCGCCCTAGCTGAAAACGGAGACCTTCGGACATTCGTCAGACAACGGGGACGCCTCGGTGAGGATTTGGCGCAAAAGATGTGCCAGCAGATTTTCGAAGGCGTGGCCTACCTGCACGACACTGCTTCTGTCGCGCACTGTGATTTGAAATGCGAGAATGTGCTCGTCGATGCGCGGGAAGATGTGAAGATCGCCGATTTTGGACTCGCTGTAGAGATTGGTCCTGATGGCGCATCGAAACCTGGCAGAACACCAAGTTCAACTCACTATTGCAATAACCAAAATGGAGTTTCAGACTCATCTTCGAGCGGTACGAACTGCTTATCATGTACGCCTCAAGGAATCGCGTCGTTAGGCGGATCTCCCGCCTATGCGGCCCCAGAGGTCTTGGACACCCGCGTGACAGACCTACGCGCAGCTGACGTGTGGTCCGCCGGGGTCATCACATTCTTTGTCTTCACCGCCTACCTACCATTCGGGTGCTATGGAAACAAGAACATCCGGGAAGCCATGGACAGAACCCTTCGCTGGCCACGCCCCCTGAAATTAGTCAAGCAATGCAATCGAAATTTCGTGCAATCAGTTTTGGTGTTGGAGCCAAGTGAGAGACCAAGCGCCCAAGTTCTGCTTGACAGATTTCAAGGAATGCAATCTTTAACATCTTAA